The nucleotide sequence CGTGACGCCCTTGAACACGGGAATCTTCACCAGACCCAGCAGGATCCAGAGGGTGGCCACCACGGCGAACACGGCGACGATGATCTTCTCTTCCTTCTTCATGGGGCCGAGCTTGGCCAATTCGGCGTCGATGAGCTGCTTGCCCTTGCCCTGGAGGATGTCGCCCTGCACGCGGAAGAGCACCTTGGTGATCAGCAGCCAGGTCATGATCAGGAACGTCGCGGCCAGGGGGACGCCCACCTTCATCCAGTCGAGGAAGGTGATGGTCTGGCCGTACATCTTGTCGATCTGGGCCACCATGATGGTGTTGGGGGGCGTG is from Fundidesulfovibrio magnetotacticus and encodes:
- a CDS encoding SLC13 family permease translates to TPPNTIMVAQIDKMYGQTITFLDWMKVGVPLAATFLIMTWLLITKVLFRVQGDILQGKGKQLIDAELAKLGPMKKEEKIIVAVFAVVATLWILLGLVKIPVFKGVTDASIAIAGAILLFIIPSDLKKGVFLLDWKTAVKIPWDVILLFGGGLCLADGFQ